The genomic DNA CTATAGAGTTATGAGCCACGGCAGATATTTTCAATTTCGGCGCAGTTGCATCCAATATAACATTATGCACTGTCTGCTTTGCAGTGATCGAGTTTTTCGTTGCCTCTACAGTAATACTCTGGTTGTTGCCAGGCTCAAGAGTTAATCCTGCCAGAGTCCAACGAGAATTTGCGACTGCGGCAGGATAACAGGTAGGACTTGGATTACAAACACTCACTGTATCGGCATCAGTGTCCCCAGCCAAAGACAATGACGCAGTTTTAACATAGTACGGAATAGGATCGACTTTTATGGAAGGCCCATTAACAACATAGCGCACGCTTGCAGATTTGCTATCAGTAGATGTAGATGAATTTTGAGCAACTACCGTTATCTGATTATCTATAAAACTAGGAGTTGCATATGCGACAAGCCCTGACAGATTGCATGACCATGCCGTTCCATTAACTGTTCCCCTAACAACAGGCACACCATTTAAAACACACGAAACAGCAGAACCCGCAGTAACAGTGCCACCAATCGAAACCGATGAGGTATTAACTACATTATATGGAATATCGAGAGTCAGCACAGGAGGAGCGGGCACACTAGTAACTGGAGTAGTCCCACCATCCACACCATAAACAACAACATTACCCTTGCCATTAACAACAATGAGACGCTTACGCATTTGGTCGAATGCAGCATCCACAGGAAGAAACAATTCTCCTTTTGCTGAATCCAAACCATAATCACCAATAAAACCCAAAAATACAGGGCTCGAATTAACATTCGCTACGCCCGCAGGATCTATAACCTGTATGGTACTATTAAATGTATCAGTTACATACATCCGCTTAAGAGTCACACCATCAGCTGCATACTGAAACGTCACCGACTGAGGACTCGAAAAGGACAGAGCCCCGGCAGGACCATTAACACCAATACCACGAACATATGTGCCATCTTTTGCATAAAAACGAACACATTTACCGTCAGGATTACCCAAAACACGTTCATCAACAACCGCAAGTAAACCACTCTGCTTCTCATAAGCTATAAACGTAGGCACGCTAGTAGGAACCCCTAAATATTTACCTGTTCCAACCGGGGCACCCCTCACACTAAACACACTTTTATAAGCGCCATCAAACCCAAACTTATTTACCGTTAGCGCCTTAACATCAACAACATAGATACTACCTGCCGCCCCAACACCATCATCTACCGTAATACCATCAGCGAACCCAAAACTAGCCTCTTGACCAGAGCTATTTTTAAGACGTGTAATCTCAAGACCACTAACAGAATCTATAATAGCCGCAAACGAATGAATATAATCGGCAATGGTGACGGCAAGATTCCCATTAGGCAACTCCACAATCGACTGAGGTATCCCGGCAGTTTTAATCCTTCGCAGCAATACCCCAGAAGCATTATATTTCATAATTCCACTATTACGTGGATCAGAAACGTAAAACCCTCCATCAGCACAAACCGTAATCCTGATTGGAGCCCGCAGCTCAGTAGCAGCTGCCCCCAAAGAACTTGCCCACGTAGGCATTGAAATCGCTGCAGCAGTCATAGGCAGCGAAATAACTGCCACTATCAGCGAGATGACCAGCAATGTTAGTTTAGTTTGAACTCGTGCCGCCATTTTATTTCCTCCGGTTTTATTGGAGATTCGTTACTTGTTATTTTGGTTTCCAGGGTTACAGTATTAACATTAATGCAACATAGATGCCTATAACTTGCAGCCTGCTGGCAGTATTTTCTACTAAGCAGCTTAACAGCATCAATATCCACTCATTCCGTACAGTTAGCAGGCATTTATGTATTGCGTTGGCATTATAGCCAAGTTATTTCAGAAAACCAAACTTTTTCATCCTGTACCTGAAAGCATCAATACCCAGATTTAGTTTTTTTGCAGCCTTAGACTGATTCCAGTCGCAGTTTTCGAGAGCTTGTCGAATCAACTCCTTTTCAACCTCTTCGATATCAACACCTTCTGGTGGCAGCTTAAAGGTGGTTGTTTGCGGAACCGCAGAAGCAGATGATTTTGCTACGATTTCTAACGGTAGATGTTCTAGAAGCAGGGTGTCTTCATTCCCTAAGATTATTGCCCGCTCAATAACATTTTTAAGCTCTCTCACGTTCCCGGGCCAATTGTAGTCTGCCAGCATTTTCTCAGCTAAGCCAGATATCCCTTTTACACACTTATTGAACTCTTTATTGAACACATCGATAAAATGTTGAGCAAGGAGCAGAATGTCATCTTTGCGCTCCCTCAGGGGAGGAAGATATATGGGAATGACTTGCAGGCGGTAGTAAAGGTCATTTCTAAAGTTTTTCTCTTCTATCGCTTTTAGCAGGTCTCTGTTAGTTGCAGAAATAATCCTGACATCAACAGATATCGCTTTAGTACCTCCGATCCTCCTGAAATTTCTATCTTCAAGAAACCGCAGCAGCTTTGCCTGCATCCCAAAATCCATATCACCAATTTCATCAAGAAACACCGTGCCGCCATCGGCCAGTTCAAACAGGCCCTTCTTCGTCACTTTGGCGTCAGTAAAGGACCCCTTTTCGTGGCCGAAAAGCTCACTCTCAAGCAACGTAGCAGGAACAGCGGCACAGTTAATGGCGACAAACGGCTTTTCTGATCGGCTCGAAGCAAAATGCACCCATTTCGCAACTAACTCCTTACCAGTACCAGATTCCCCTTGAATCAGAACGGTGGAAGCTTCGCTTTTAGCAACCTTTTGCATCATATCCAGGACATTCGCCATATGACGACTTTTTCCTATAATATTCGGGGAGCCAAATTTCTTATGCTCACTTCTGAGGCTAGCAACTTCTCGGCGAAGGTCCGAAGTCTCAAGGGCCTTTTTAATGACGATTGCCATTTCTTCCAGATTAAACGGCTTATTTATATAATCATAAGCCCCAAGTCGCATAGCAGTAACTGCCGTTTCAAGGGCTCCCTGTGCCGTCACCATGATCACAACGATATCTTCGTCATTTTCTTTTATTTTTTCGAGGACTTGAATCCCGTTCAACCCAGGGAGCTGCACATCGAGAAGAACAAGATCAGGCTGCTCTTCACGGGCTATTCTTAAGGCATCCTCACCAGTCCCAGCGGTCAACACGTCATAACCCTGTTTTTTAAGATTTTGCTCAAGGGACCAGCGAATCAGGTGCTCGTCATCGACAACGAGGATACGTGTTTTTTTCATTGCAGCTCCTTTACATCTTGAATCGCGACCGGTGGCAGCCCATTATCATTGCGCAAATCCGTTTTCAGGACCCCCGGGAGATCGATTATGAATTTAGTTCCCTTGCCACACTCGCTTGTCACATTAAGTACACCATTGTGCTGACTAACAATCTTGTGACAAATTGCCAGTCCTAATCCTGTTCCTTGTGCTTTGGTAGTAAAAAACGGGGTGAACAGCTTTTCCAGAACTTGGTCCGGAATTCCTTCACCGGTATCGGCAATAGTAATGTGAACAAAGAGCTTACCCTCAACCTCTGACTGCTCGGTTACCAAGGTCAATTCGCCCCCCCCCGGCATTGCCTGAAAGGCATTGAGAATAAGATTGAGAAAAACCTGCTGCATCTGCTTTGGGTCAACATAAACGTAAGGGAGATCTTCGGCAATCAGGAGTTTCTTATCTATATGTTTGCCTCCTTTATACTGGGAAGCAAAAACCAACGTCTTATTCAAAATCGCATTTATGTCAGCGTAAACAAATTCAGGGGGAGAAGGCTTCCCGAAAAACAACATATCATTTACTGTCTTATCAAGTCGCTTAACCTGATCAAGAACCTCGTTCAGAATATCAGCACGAGGGTCTGCTTTGTCAAAATCCTCCTTGATAATGCTTATTGCTGCGGCTATCCCGGTAAGAGGGTTCTTTATTTCATGGGCAATTCCTGCCGCCATCTCCCCAACCGAAGCCAAGCGATCGGCTCGCTCCATCTGTTGGAAGTGAAACTGCTCCAATTCCTTCTTGGCGATATCGAGACGGTCAACCATTGAGTCAAAGCTCTTAGCCAACTGCCCCACTTCATCCTTGCCAATATAGTGCATGCGAACGGTAAGATCGCCCCTCTCAACTTTCTCCATATTGTTTACGAGCAGGTTTAAAGGCTTGCGTACGAACTTTAGCAACACCATAGATATGGCGATTGAGAGGAAAGAGATTATTGCAGCGGTCGAAATAAAAAAGAGCTTGGTCGCCTCCAGCATCCGTTTCTGTGTCTCTGAAAGCGAATAGTTGACATTAAGCACGCCGATGACTCTTGCCTTATGACCGTGACAGGCATGGCAGGGTTCTTCATTGTAAATGGGCTTTATCATCTTGAGAAGGTCGCCAACCCCATCGACTGTATAAACCCCTTCTTTCTTATTATGCACAAAAAGATTGTAGTCCGAGCGATCAACCGGCTTGCCCACTTCCATCGGGTGGGAAGAACGCAGGACAATACCATGGGGATGAAAGATTCTAACGCTGGTCAGCTTTGGGTTTTGTCCTACCATTTCGAGAATTACCTGGACATCTTCAGTATTCCCGATGCGCATGGAGTTATAAATACTGGCTTCAACAGTACGCAACAGCAGATCCGTGTTTTCTCGTGCAGAATTAATAAGTTGCGTCTGCTCTTTTCTGAGATTCAAAAAAGCAAAAAAACTTATGCCAAAGGCCAGCAAAGTAATCGATATGCATATGACCCTGGTTGTCAGGCTACGAAATATCAACCATGCTCCTTTAAAACAAAAGATTTAAGGTAAGAGTGAATAAAAGCTGGGCAACTTATTAAATGACTGAACAACACAGTCAAAGAATTGATCATTTCAAAAATGGAGATTTCGGCATTTCTACTTTCAGTGATCCCTGCTGTGGGGACAACCCATAGACAAACTGCCAATCACTGTATTTGGTCTTGCCCTCGAACGCCTTGTAATCCTCAGAAAACCCTGACTGTTTCAAAGGAGCCTCATCACTCTTGCTTTTTACACCGATAACGCCGGTAAAGGGTTTACTTTTACCGGTGCTATCTTTAACTGGACCGTTAATGACTTCCCAATCTTTACCGGTCACAGGATCAATGTAGAGCTGCCTAAGCCACCGCGTTGTTGTCAGCTCGCGCGGGTCCTTGAGCAGGTCTTTCAACTCACGGAGTCCTGTCGGAGGGTGTCTCGTCCCGCCACTTCCGTTTTTGGGATCATCGTAGTACCGCGTGATGGCAGCCCTGATCTGTGATCCCCTGAAAAACAGCTCTTCCTCTCGCTCTCGCTTCATAAGAGCGGTCCAGCTCTGACCGACCATGCCCAGCATTATCCCCATGATCATAATTGCGAACAGTGCGGCCAGGTAGGTAAATCCCCCGCAATATTTACGGGTAAAATAGGACATTACTTCCTCTTGAGAGCTTCCCGCGCCGCACCAGCAAGATCGTCAGCGGTAAGCTCAAAATATTTGAGCAATTCTTCCGCCTTTCCTGAGGTGCCGAAACGGTCCTTGACCCCCAGGCGGTGAACAGGAACCGGGCAATGCTCGGATAACAGCTCAGCAACAGCGCCCCCCAGACCGCCGATAATCGAATGCTCTTCGGCAGTTATTATCAACTGGGTCTCTTTGGCCGCCTTGACCAGAATATCTTGGTCAAGAGGCTTGACGGTCCCGATATGAACGACTCTGGCCGAGATGCCCTCTGACTTAAGTGCCTCTGCAGCCTTCACCGCAGCCGAAGTCATCAAACCGGTCGTCACAAAGGTCAGATCACTGCCGGTAACCAGTTCACTCCCTTTGCCAATAGCAAAGGAATAGTCTTTCGGGAAAACAGTCGGAACCTTGTTGCGCCCGAGTCGGACATATACCGGCCCCTTGTAATCAGCAATGGCCTTAATGGCGGCCTTTGTTTCTACGCCGTCTGCAGGGACGATCACCGTCATGTTAGGGATTGCCCGCATAATTGCGATATCTTCCACCGACTGATGCGACCCACCGTCTTCACCGACAGTCACACCACCGTGCGTTGCAACGACTTTCACGTTTGCTTTCGGGTAGGCAACTGACTGGCGAATCTGCTCCCAAGCTCTGCCGGAAGCAAAAATAGCAAAGGTTGAAACAAAAGGAATCTTGCCAATTGCAGCTAGCCCGGCAGCAGTGACAACCATATTTGCCTCGGCAATCCCCATATTGAAAAAACGGTCCGGAAATTTTTTGCCAAATACAGCTGTTTTAGTCGATCCGGAAAGGTCGGCATCCAGAACCACTATTCGTTCATTGTCCTGCCCGAGTTCGGCAAGAACCTCTCCGTAGGCATCCCTGGTGGCCATCATATCGCTCATATTGATAAACATCCTTTCAATTAACGTGGAAAAAAGCGGCGTTCCAACCGACGGTAACCAGGGCTCGCTACAGATTGCACTGTTCACCGAGGCACTCAAGTGCCCTCGGCAGCTCGTCATCGCTAGGAGTCACACCATGGTAAGACGCCTTGTTTTCGAAGAAAGACACTCCTTTGCCCTTTACTGTCCGGGCAACAATCACTGTCGGCTTTCCGGTCAGGCTCTTTGCCTGCTCAAAGGCATCTATGATGGCTCCGATATCGTGACCATCGATTTCAATAGTGTGCCAGCCAAAAGCACGGAATTTGTCAGCAATCGGTGCGACCGCCATTACACGATCGACCTCACCATCAATTTGCAACCCGTTGGCATCTACTATTGCGCACAGGTTGTCCAACTTGTAATGGGCGGCAGCCATTGCAGCTTCCCATACCTGCCCTTCCTGCAGCTCACCATCACCCAGAACGGCGTAGACGTGATTAGGTTTACCGTCGAGCTTAAGCCCCATTGCCATACCGTTGGCTAATGAAAGCCCCTGGCCCAAAGATCCTGTGCACACCTCTACACCTGGGGTAACCTTGCTGTCCGGGTGACCCTGGAGATGACTCCCCAGGCGACGGAGCATCATCAAATCTTCTTTTGGGAAATAACCCGCCTCGGCAAGGGCAACGTACTGCGCCGGAGCGGCATGCCCTTTACTCAAAACAAAGCGGTCACGGCCATCCCACTGAGGATTTGCAGAGTCATGGCGCATGGTGTGAAAATAAAGAACCGTGATAATGTCGATTGCCGACAGAGAACCACCGGTATGGCCAGACTGGGATTTGTGCAGGGTCTTGATTATGGAAACACGCAGAGAGCGCGCCTTATCCTCAAGTTTTGCAATGGTTTCTTTCACGGGGAAACAGTCCTTTCTTGAGAAATCTTATTTTTGAGGTATTGCAACAAATCCTTGAGGGGGGATAGCATGGCATCCATGGCCAACCGCTTATCCCTTGAGAGTTGCTATCCGATCGTCAAATTCTCCATTTTTTAGACTGCGAAGCATCTCCTTGTGCTGATCCTTCATCAGATCCTCAACCACCTTGTCCAGGTGATCAATCTTAATTATGTCGGCATAGCTGGTTTTTTTCGATGCCAGAATTGTCCCTTCGCAGTAAAGCAAGGTCGTAATCTGGGGGTTGGCTGTACCGCTGTCCTCAGTCTGCACGTGATAGACAACGCCTTTATACATGACATTATGATTAAACCCTACGACCATAGCTTTATACCATCCGCCTATACAGTCCGCCAAATCGCGTAGGGGCTAACGTATCATACCCACAGCACAGTTGCAATATTCTAAAACCGATCAGGGGTTTGCCAGCAACTCCTTAATTCTTGATACGGCCTCCATGGCATCCCTGGCGTAGAGATCGGCACCGATGCTATCAGCATACTCCTGGGTAACCACCGCCCCGCCAACCATAGAAAAGGTTTTGACCCCAGCGGACTTCAAGCGTTCGATCACATGTTCCATTTCAGACATAGTCGTGGTCATAAGTGCCGAGAGCCCCACGGCATCAACCTTGAGCTCCGTAGCCTGTTGCACGATCCGCTCTGCAGGGACATTCTTGCCAAGATCGATCACCTCGAAGCCATGGTTTTCGAGCAGAGTGCAGACGATGTTCTTACCGATATCGTGAATATCGCCCTCTACCGTAGCCATCAGAATCCGCCCTTTGCTCTCCATTGCGACGCCGTGCATTGCCTGCTTGAGGCGGGCAAAAGCCGCCTGCATGGTTTCTGCAGAGCGCATTACCTGGGGAAGAAAAACCTGATTCTTTTCGAATCGTCTCCCTACCTCTTCAAGGCCGGGCAGCAACCCTTCGTTGCTCACCTGTATGGGACTGAGACCATCAGCAAGCGCTTCCTCAACAAGCGAAACGATCTGGTCGCGATCGCCATCAATAATTGCCGATGCCAGACGTCCACGAACATCCGCTGGCAAGGCAGCAGCGGCTATCGGTTGCACCGCATTCGCAAGCCCCTTGTATGCCTCGATATATGCCGACGAATTTTCGTCCCGATTCAGCAGCACCATTGCCGAGCGGAAGGCATCCATCATCTGGCATTCCTTCGGGTTTATGATGGCTGCATCAAGCCCTGCAGCCATTGCCATTGCAAAGAATACAGAAGAGATTACCGGTCGTGACGGCAGGCCGAACGAGATATTGCTTACCCCCAGAACCGTATTAACACCCAGGGTCTCCTTTACCATACGCAAGGCCCGGAGGGTTTCCATAGCCCGCTTCTGCTCGGCGCTTACTGTCAGGGTCAGGGAATCAATCATAATGTTTTTACGTGGTATCCCGGCCTCGGCTGCAGCGTGCACGATCCTGCCGGCAACCGCCAGCCGGTCTTCGGCTGTTTCCGGGATGCCCTGCTCATCGAGAGCGAGCCCAATGACTGCAGCCCCGTATTTCTTGACAAGAGGAAGCACCCGGGCAAGACTCTTCGCCTCTCCGGAAACCGAATTCACCAGAACCTTGCCTTCAGCGGCCTTGAGCCCGGCTTCGAGCGCCTCAGGGCTGGATGAATCAAGAACCAGAGGGGTCTGAACAGCTCCGCTCAGGCAGAATACTGCCCTCTCCATGGCAGCCGCCTCATCAATGCCTGGAGTTCCGACATTGACGTCCAGCAGGGTCGCGCCGGCCAAAACCTGCTCAGATGCCTCCTTGCGAATATAGGAGACCTTACCCTCGCGGAGTTCGGCAGCAAACCCCTTTTTGCCGGTGGGATTGATCCGCTCACCGATGACAGCAACCTGATTACCTCCGCCGACTGGGACAAAACCGGTCCGACTCGACAGAAACGTCACTCCTTTGGTCGCGCTGGTCCGGCAAAAACTCTGGGCCTTATCCTGCAGGGCATCACGCATCGCCTTGATGTGAGCAGGGGTTGTCCCGCAGCAGCCGCCGATGATCCTTACACCAAGAGTCAAAAAGCGTTCATGGTAGAAAGTCATCTCCTCAGGAGAGGCAGGGAACAGGGTAACGCCGTCTTTGAGCTGCGGCAGTCCAGCATTTGCCTGGGCGATAAGCGGGAGATCCGTGACCCGGCGCATGGCAGCAAGGATTTCATAAATCCCTTCAACGCCCAGCCCGCAGTTCGAACCGATGATATCTGCGCCAACCGCTTCCAGGGTTATTGCTGCGGCCTCAGGCGAGCTTCCCAGTACGCTCCGGCCATTATCATCAAAGGTCATCATGGCAATAATCGGAATGGTCGCAGAAACCTCGCGTATAGCAATAACCGCAGCGCGAAGCTCCTTTATATCAAGGAAGGTCTCCAGTGTTACCAGATCGGCGCCAGCCTCGATCAAAACTGACGCCTGTTCGTGGAAAACGTCCTTCATCTGGTCGAAGGACATGTCGCCTACCGGCTCGACAAAACGTCCGGTAGGCCCCATCGACGCTGCGACATAAGCGCTATCCCCGGCCACCTTCCGGGCAATCTGTACTGCAGCCTGATTGATCTCAGCAAGGCGGTCACAAAGCCCGTAGTGAGACAGTTTTTCGCGGCTCCCCCCGAATGTGTTGGTTACCAGGACATCCGCGCCAGCCTCAAGGTATTCGCGGTGAACGGCAGCAACAACTTCCGGCATTACAAGATTCATCTCTTCCGGAGACTGTCCTGGCTTCAGTCCCCTTTCCTGGAGCATGGTTCCCATGGCTCCGTCCAGAACGAGAACCCTGTCATTAATCGCCTTGAGCAGTGAAGGCTTCATGGCTGCCTCCTTTGAGGTGTCGGTGTAACAGCTGGATAGTCAACCTTCTTTTCGTAAGTGTAATCAGGATCAAGGGGTTCGCGAAGGTCAAGGTGCCCCTTCAGGGTCTCCAACGGTTTCCCGTCTACCAGAAACCTGACTTTCTTAACCTGGGCAAGATTAAAAGCCAGCGAGTCAACCACAGAATAAACTGCAGACATTTCGGCTTCAGACCCTGCAACCAGCCCTTCCTGCAACTCTCTGCTAAAATCAATGGTCAGCGTGCCCCCGGAGAGACTGACCCCATGAAACATGGTGGTTTCCGGCAATGTCGGCGAGAGATCACCGATAGGCCCGTTGATGAGCTCACTCAGAATATCCTCAGAGCACTCTTCCACGCCTGAGCATGGTTCAACCACTCGGGACTCCCTCAACAGCCCACCACCTTCCGGTGCAGCAAAAAAGAGCGTCACCGTCTTAACTCCCTGTTCAGGGGCAGACTGGGGAGGCGGTTGCTTGGGCAGGGGCTCCCGACCCGCATATTTCCTGAGGAACAGGCCTCCCAGAATGACCGCCAGGATAATGATCCCGACGAGTACCGACGTGCTGACTTTCCTCGGTGCCCTATTCTCCGTCATCGCCGCCATCTCCCACTTGAATTGCCTGCTCAAGGTTTACCTGATAAACATCCCCCAGGTCCCCCCCCAGAAAACGGTTGCCGACCCTGATGAACCCGGCAGGAACATCGGTGACAAAGTAGTGGTGATTCCCTTTTTCCGCAACTGGCCGGAGAAGGTCATGATCAGCCAGGATCCCGGCCACGGTACGTGCCGTCTCTTCGGCGGAATCAACCAGTACGACATCGCTCCCCATAACCTCTTCTATAACCCCTTTCAGCAAGGGATAATGGGTACAGCCCAAAACCAGGGTATCAACGCCATCTTCCCGCAACCCTTCAAGGTAACTCCGGGCGGTCAACCTGGCGACCTCGTTATCAACCCAGCCTTCTTCAGCAAGCGGCACAAAAAGAGGACAGGCGCGCGTAACCACCTGGACATCTGAGGAAAGCCTTTTGATTGCCTTTGTATAGGCACTGCTCTTGACCGTCCCTTCAGTGCCGATAACCGCAACCTTCCCCGTCTTGGTCACCGAGACGGCACGCCTTGCCCCAGGCTCAATAACACCAACTATCGGTATGGAGAAGGCCTCATTGAGCGAGTCGAGCGCCACGGCAGATGCGGTGTTGCAGGCCACCACCAGAAGCTTTATATCACGCCCCACCAGGAATTCGGTAATCTGGCGAGCATATCTGATCACGGTCTCCGGAGACTTGGTCCCATAAGGAACCCTGGCAGTATCCCCAAGATATATGGTGTCTTCCTGCGGCAAAGCCTTCACAATCTCCTTAAGGACTGTAAGCCCGCCGACACCCGAATCGAAAATTCCGATTGCCTTCCACGACATGCTTTATCTGTCTCCCCAACACACTGAAAATCAACCGATTGCCGCGAAAAATAAAATAGAAATCATATGATAGCTCCAGAATCAAGTCAAGGCATTTACAAAACATACAAATATGCTACTCTTGCGTGAATATCAGGCTAAAAGCATGGATATATAAATCGATACGCCCCCCACAGTATTGGAGGCTCAATGGAAAAAGAGGAATTACTGAGAAAAACCGAGCAGGCAGTCTCGCCGTTCGAGACCGAAAATATCGTAAACTTCATCAAAGACCTGACATTTAAATCTGCCATGGAGAATCCGTGGATAATCGGCTTTTTCATGGTTATTTTCTTTTACGCTGTAATAAAACGATCCAAGCCGGTACTGCTCTTCCTTTTCGCCGCCATAGCAATCATGTTCCTCGTACGCTTTACCTTGCAAGGAGCAGAAGGTAATGAACTGACACTAAGTTCAACCCTTCCTTTTGCCTTCGGTGGACTGGCGATCGGCGGAGTGCTTATCTACTTCAGCTTTATCAAGGGTGACTGACAACAATTTTTCAGGAGTGATTGATGAAATTAAGAAAACAAGACTGGATTTTCATCGGTATTGCCGCGGTGGTGCTGGCAATATTCCTAGCAATTTCGGGAGAGGAAAAGACCCACAAGGTCCCCTTGGACGATAAACACAAACCGTTTTACGAAATTGTCAAACAGAGCGGCAAAATGGAAGCTGACAAGGGTTGCCCTACCTGTCACAACGAACAGGGCGGCGTCCCTTTTCCGCCAAAGCATCCGTTAAAACCCAAAGACGGCCCGATGAGGTGCCTCTTCTGCCATAAGCTGCAGAAAAAGTGAGCTCCCCTTCAGGGGTTATAGTCAGCCATGACAACATTAAACCTGACCGGTGCACTGGATAGACTGGTTGTCGATATAGTTGCAAAAACAGACGAACTGTCGCACATCTGCCCCTCAAAGCTTATGATCTGCCTTTCTGCAACCCGTAGCGGAGGGATCCATGGCGTCTATGCCAAGATCCACCCCTTGCGGTTTGCTGGCGGAGCATTGACACGTCAGGTGCGCCGCGGCAGAAAGACCTACACCTGCTGCCACGAGCCACTTGATTACAAGGGAGAGGAGATGCTGTACGTCATTTACTTCCTCTTCCCCCGGTTTTTCGACCTGCCGTTTCGCGAAAAGCTGATCACCATCTTCCATGAGCTCTACCACATATCGCCGGAATTTGACGGGGACATCCGCCGCTTCCCTGGCAGAAACTATGCTCATGGCAGCTCTACCCGCAAATTCAATGAATTTATGGGAACCTTGGCCGACCGCTACCTGGAACAGATGTCTGACCAAGAGCTTGTTGATTTCCTTAAAGTCGACGTCTCGTTACTGCGCACCAGGCATAGGGCGCTTGTCGGCAGAAAGCTCAAGGCTCCCAGAATCAGAATTGCCGCAAATTGAAGAGCTACAGATCCCCAGTGAGCTCCTGCAACAGGTAGAGCTTGGGG from Geoanaerobacter pelophilus includes the following:
- a CDS encoding transketolase family protein, coding for MSDMMATRDAYGEVLAELGQDNERIVVLDADLSGSTKTAVFGKKFPDRFFNMGIAEANMVVTAAGLAAIGKIPFVSTFAIFASGRAWEQIRQSVAYPKANVKVVATHGGVTVGEDGGSHQSVEDIAIMRAIPNMTVIVPADGVETKAAIKAIADYKGPVYVRLGRNKVPTVFPKDYSFAIGKGSELVTGSDLTFVTTGLMTSAAVKAAEALKSEGISARVVHIGTVKPLDQDILVKAAKETQLIITAEEHSIIGGLGGAVAELLSEHCPVPVHRLGVKDRFGTSGKAEELLKYFELTADDLAGAAREALKRK
- a CDS encoding type II secretion system protein, whose amino-acid sequence is MSYFTRKYCGGFTYLAALFAIMIMGIMLGMVGQSWTALMKREREEELFFRGSQIRAAITRYYDDPKNGSGGTRHPPTGLRELKDLLKDPRELTTTRWLRQLYIDPVTGKDWEVINGPVKDSTGKSKPFTGVIGVKSKSDEAPLKQSGFSEDYKAFEGKTKYSDWQFVYGLSPQQGSLKVEMPKSPFLK
- a CDS encoding homocysteine S-methyltransferase family protein; its protein translation is MKPSLLKAINDRVLVLDGAMGTMLQERGLKPGQSPEEMNLVMPEVVAAVHREYLEAGADVLVTNTFGGSREKLSHYGLCDRLAEINQAAVQIARKVAGDSAYVAASMGPTGRFVEPVGDMSFDQMKDVFHEQASVLIEAGADLVTLETFLDIKELRAAVIAIREVSATIPIIAMMTFDDNGRSVLGSSPEAAAITLEAVGADIIGSNCGLGVEGIYEILAAMRRVTDLPLIAQANAGLPQLKDGVTLFPASPEEMTFYHERFLTLGVRIIGGCCGTTPAHIKAMRDALQDKAQSFCRTSATKGVTFLSSRTGFVPVGGGNQVAVIGERINPTGKKGFAAELREGKVSYIRKEASEQVLAGATLLDVNVGTPGIDEAAAMERAVFCLSGAVQTPLVLDSSSPEALEAGLKAAEGKVLVNSVSGEAKSLARVLPLVKKYGAAVIGLALDEQGIPETAEDRLAVAGRIVHAAAEAGIPRKNIMIDSLTLTVSAEQKRAMETLRALRMVKETLGVNTVLGVSNISFGLPSRPVISSVFFAMAMAAGLDAAIINPKECQMMDAFRSAMVLLNRDENSSAYIEAYKGLANAVQPIAAAALPADVRGRLASAIIDGDRDQIVSLVEEALADGLSPIQVSNEGLLPGLEEVGRRFEKNQVFLPQVMRSAETMQAAFARLKQAMHGVAMESKGRILMATVEGDIHDIGKNIVCTLLENHGFEVIDLGKNVPAERIVQQATELKVDAVGLSALMTTTMSEMEHVIERLKSAGVKTFSMVGGAVVTQEYADSIGADLYARDAMEAVSRIKELLANP
- a CDS encoding ATP-binding protein; its protein translation is MLAFGISFFAFLNLRKEQTQLINSARENTDLLLRTVEASIYNSMRIGNTEDVQVILEMVGQNPKLTSVRIFHPHGIVLRSSHPMEVGKPVDRSDYNLFVHNKKEGVYTVDGVGDLLKMIKPIYNEEPCHACHGHKARVIGVLNVNYSLSETQKRMLEATKLFFISTAAIISFLSIAISMVLLKFVRKPLNLLVNNMEKVERGDLTVRMHYIGKDEVGQLAKSFDSMVDRLDIAKKELEQFHFQQMERADRLASVGEMAAGIAHEIKNPLTGIAAAISIIKEDFDKADPRADILNEVLDQVKRLDKTVNDMLFFGKPSPPEFVYADINAILNKTLVFASQYKGGKHIDKKLLIAEDLPYVYVDPKQMQQVFLNLILNAFQAMPGGGELTLVTEQSEVEGKLFVHITIADTGEGIPDQVLEKLFTPFFTTKAQGTGLGLAICHKIVSQHNGVLNVTSECGKGTKFIIDLPGVLKTDLRNDNGLPPVAIQDVKELQ
- a CDS encoding transketolase; amino-acid sequence: MKETIAKLEDKARSLRVSIIKTLHKSQSGHTGGSLSAIDIITVLYFHTMRHDSANPQWDGRDRFVLSKGHAAPAQYVALAEAGYFPKEDLMMLRRLGSHLQGHPDSKVTPGVEVCTGSLGQGLSLANGMAMGLKLDGKPNHVYAVLGDGELQEGQVWEAAMAAAHYKLDNLCAIVDANGLQIDGEVDRVMAVAPIADKFRAFGWHTIEIDGHDIGAIIDAFEQAKSLTGKPTVIVARTVKGKGVSFFENKASYHGVTPSDDELPRALECLGEQCNL
- a CDS encoding sigma-54-dependent transcriptional regulator, with the translated sequence MKKTRILVVDDEHLIRWSLEQNLKKQGYDVLTAGTGEDALRIAREEQPDLVLLDVQLPGLNGIQVLEKIKENDEDIVVIMVTAQGALETAVTAMRLGAYDYINKPFNLEEMAIVIKKALETSDLRREVASLRSEHKKFGSPNIIGKSRHMANVLDMMQKVAKSEASTVLIQGESGTGKELVAKWVHFASSRSEKPFVAINCAAVPATLLESELFGHEKGSFTDAKVTKKGLFELADGGTVFLDEIGDMDFGMQAKLLRFLEDRNFRRIGGTKAISVDVRIISATNRDLLKAIEEKNFRNDLYYRLQVIPIYLPPLRERKDDILLLAQHFIDVFNKEFNKCVKGISGLAEKMLADYNWPGNVRELKNVIERAIILGNEDTLLLEHLPLEIVAKSSASAVPQTTTFKLPPEGVDIEEVEKELIRQALENCDWNQSKAAKKLNLGIDAFRYRMKKFGFLK